One genomic region from Evansella sp. LMS18 encodes:
- the cysE gene encoding serine O-acetyltransferase, producing the protein MFRTLKNDIDVVLEQDPAARNRLEVAINYSGVHAIWAHRLAHWLWKKKFYFIARYISQVSRFFTGIEIHPGAKIGQRLFIDHGMGVVIGETCEIGNNVTIYQGVTLGGTGKEKGKRHPTVEDDVLIATGAKVLGSMRIGRNSRIGAGSVVLKEIPPNSTVVGIPGRVVIQDGVKVTRELDQINLPDPVSDKFRELEGEILRLKRELNNLKKQQEKSESKI; encoded by the coding sequence ATGTTCCGTACACTGAAAAACGATATTGACGTAGTACTTGAACAGGACCCTGCTGCAAGGAACCGTCTGGAAGTGGCGATTAATTATTCAGGAGTGCATGCTATTTGGGCTCACAGGCTCGCCCATTGGCTGTGGAAGAAAAAGTTTTATTTTATTGCCCGCTATATTTCACAAGTAAGCCGTTTTTTTACAGGGATTGAAATCCACCCTGGCGCTAAAATCGGCCAAAGGCTGTTTATTGACCATGGCATGGGAGTGGTAATTGGTGAAACATGTGAAATAGGGAATAATGTAACTATTTATCAGGGTGTCACATTAGGGGGCACGGGCAAAGAAAAGGGAAAACGCCATCCAACTGTGGAAGACGATGTACTTATTGCTACAGGAGCGAAGGTACTTGGGTCCATGAGGATTGGGAGAAACTCTCGTATAGGAGCTGGATCTGTTGTTTTAAAAGAGATTCCTCCAAATTCTACTGTGGTGGGGATACCTGGCAGAGTAGTTATACAGGATGGAGTAAAAGTAACGAGAGAATTAGACCAGATTAATCTTCCTGACCCGGTTTCTGATAAATTCCGGGAGCTCGAGGGAGAAATACTCCGCCTGAAGAGAGAATTAAATAACTTAAAAAAACAGCAGGAGAAATCAGAATCGAAAATATGA
- the cysS gene encoding cysteine--tRNA ligase: MGIQLYNTLNRKIEPFKPIEEGKVKMYVCGPTVYNYIHIGNARPAVVFDMVRRYFQYKGYEVTYVSNFTDVDDKIIKAAEEMGEDVMAIAERFIQAYHEDTGALGVKKADIHPRVTDTMPEIISFIERLTEKGYAYESGGDVYFRTKKFDNYGKLSHQSVDDLQLGSRIEVGEKKEDPLDFVLWKKAKPGEIKWESPWGEGRPGWHIECSAMVKKYLGETIDIHAGGQDLAFPHHENEIAQSEALNEKQMANYWIHNGYININNEKMSKSLGNFILVHDIIKQFDPEVVRFFIVNAHYRSPINFSDEQLESAKAGLERIKTTYSNIQHRLEETADLSENRDKWQEQIEEIHDRFIKEMDDDFNSANAVAAMFDLVKAGNLYLREKHSSKEVLRSFIKRLDDMAFVLGIRLKQEEALLDEEVEALIQERIDARKNRDFARADEIRDELKEKNIILEDTPQGTRWKRG; the protein is encoded by the coding sequence ATGGGTATACAGCTGTATAACACCCTTAACAGAAAAATAGAGCCATTCAAGCCTATAGAAGAAGGCAAGGTGAAAATGTATGTCTGCGGCCCTACGGTATATAACTATATTCATATAGGGAATGCCAGGCCTGCGGTAGTTTTCGATATGGTCCGGAGGTATTTCCAGTACAAGGGTTACGAGGTGACCTATGTATCGAATTTCACGGACGTGGATGACAAAATAATTAAGGCTGCTGAGGAAATGGGAGAAGACGTTATGGCGATAGCTGAACGTTTTATTCAGGCATACCATGAAGATACCGGGGCGCTTGGCGTTAAAAAGGCAGATATCCATCCTCGTGTGACAGACACTATGCCGGAAATAATCTCCTTTATTGAACGGCTTACAGAGAAGGGATATGCTTACGAATCAGGCGGCGATGTTTATTTCAGAACAAAGAAATTCGACAATTATGGCAAGCTCTCCCACCAGTCTGTTGATGACCTTCAGCTCGGCTCAAGGATTGAAGTGGGGGAGAAAAAAGAGGACCCTCTGGATTTTGTACTGTGGAAAAAAGCGAAGCCAGGGGAAATCAAATGGGAGAGCCCATGGGGTGAAGGAAGGCCAGGCTGGCACATTGAATGCTCAGCAATGGTTAAGAAGTATTTAGGGGAGACTATCGATATCCACGCTGGCGGCCAGGATCTCGCTTTTCCTCACCATGAGAATGAAATTGCCCAGTCGGAAGCACTAAATGAAAAACAAATGGCTAACTACTGGATACACAATGGGTATATTAATATTAACAACGAAAAAATGTCCAAATCACTAGGGAACTTTATCCTTGTGCACGATATCATTAAGCAGTTTGATCCAGAAGTTGTCCGCTTCTTTATCGTTAACGCTCATTACCGCAGTCCAATCAACTTCAGCGATGAACAGCTGGAAAGTGCTAAGGCAGGGCTGGAGAGGATCAAGACCACTTATTCCAACATACAGCACCGGCTGGAAGAAACGGCAGATCTAAGTGAAAACAGAGATAAGTGGCAGGAGCAAATTGAAGAGATTCACGACCGTTTTATAAAAGAAATGGACGATGACTTCAACAGTGCCAATGCGGTTGCGGCTATGTTTGACCTTGTGAAGGCCGGTAACCTGTATTTGAGAGAAAAGCACTCCAGCAAAGAGGTGCTGCGGAGTTTCATTAAGCGCCTTGACGATATGGCTTTCGTGCTGGGGATTCGGCTGAAGCAGGAGGAAGCTCTGCTCGATGAAGAGGTAGAGGCTTTAATTCAGGAAAGAATAGATGCGAGAAAGAACAGAGACTTTGCCAGAGCGGATGAGATCAGGGACGAACTGAAAGAGAAAAATATCATTCTGGAAGATACTCCTCAAGGGACTCGCTGGAAGAGGGGGTAA
- a CDS encoding Mini-ribonuclease 3, with protein MKLDKTVKDPEQLNALALAYMGDAVLETYVRYRLISQGKVRPNRLHKTATQYVSAKAQAKVLRDFMDENLLTAEEFSVAMRGRNAKSGTIPKNTDPATYSLSTALEALFGYLYLTENNNRLDELIGQAFEIIEGKEGDNE; from the coding sequence ATGAAACTTGATAAGACAGTCAAAGATCCGGAGCAGTTAAACGCTCTTGCTCTGGCATACATGGGCGATGCGGTGCTGGAAACCTACGTCCGGTACCGCCTCATTTCCCAGGGGAAAGTAAGGCCGAACAGATTGCATAAAACGGCTACCCAATATGTTTCTGCAAAAGCCCAGGCAAAGGTGCTCCGAGATTTCATGGATGAAAATCTTCTCACGGCTGAAGAGTTCTCGGTAGCGATGCGGGGAAGAAATGCCAAATCAGGCACTATTCCTAAAAATACAGATCCGGCAACATACAGCCTGAGTACCGCCCTGGAAGCTCTTTTCGGGTATTTATACTTAACGGAAAACAATAACCGGCTTGATGAACTCATCGGACAAGCTTTTGAAATAATTGAAGGAAAGGAGGGGGACAATGAGTGA
- the rlmB gene encoding 23S rRNA (guanosine(2251)-2'-O)-methyltransferase RlmB, with product MSEHQDLIAGKNPVIEALKGGRPVNKIWIAEGSQRGQMNNVIQLAKNAKVNVQFVPKKKLDQMTESQHQGVVAQIAAYEYQDLSVLFERAAEKNEPPFFILLDELEDPHNLGSILRTADASGAHGVIVPKRRSVGLTSTVAKASAGAIEHVPVARVTNLARTMEDLKKEGLWFVGTDAKGTEDYREADLTMPLGLVIGSEGKGLGRLVKEKCDFLVRIPLSGKVTSLNASVAAGLLMYETFRRRNSQGLS from the coding sequence ATGAGTGAACATCAGGATTTAATCGCAGGGAAAAACCCGGTCATTGAAGCACTAAAAGGCGGAAGGCCGGTTAATAAAATATGGATAGCGGAAGGATCCCAGCGGGGGCAGATGAATAATGTCATCCAGCTTGCGAAAAATGCGAAAGTGAATGTTCAGTTTGTTCCTAAAAAGAAACTGGACCAAATGACTGAATCCCAGCACCAGGGTGTGGTGGCTCAGATTGCCGCTTATGAATACCAGGATTTATCTGTGTTGTTTGAGCGGGCAGCAGAAAAAAATGAACCACCATTCTTCATTCTCCTGGACGAGCTGGAGGATCCTCATAACCTTGGTTCCATTTTAAGGACAGCCGATGCTTCGGGGGCCCATGGAGTCATTGTGCCAAAACGTCGTTCTGTCGGGCTTACTTCCACTGTTGCCAAAGCTTCCGCAGGGGCGATTGAACACGTTCCTGTAGCGAGGGTTACGAATCTGGCCCGTACGATGGAAGATCTTAAAAAAGAAGGGCTTTGGTTTGTCGGAACAGATGCAAAAGGAACCGAAGACTACAGGGAAGCGGACCTGACCATGCCTTTAGGACTCGTGATTGGAAGTGAAGGGAAAGGCCTGGGCCGGCTTGTAAAAGAAAAGTGTGACTTCCTTGTACGAATACCTTTATCAGGAAAGGTCACTTCGTTAAATGCTTCAGTGGCAGCAGGGCTGCTGATGTATGAGACATTCAGGCGGCGTAATTCGCAGGGACTGAGTTAG
- a CDS encoding NYN domain-containing protein, with protein MRRRVLLVDGYNIIGDWPELKALQLNDLEGARDLLIQKMAEYQAYTGIEVIIVFDAHMVPGLGKKYNNFQLNIIYTREKETADEKIEKLVKELKRVDKQIYVATSDFVEQRVIFASGAFRKSARELRNEMIAIEKGIEKQVKKTREAKAKTKLPISKEMAEIFEKWRRGKN; from the coding sequence ATGAGACGGAGAGTTTTACTCGTTGATGGCTATAATATTATAGGGGACTGGCCGGAACTGAAAGCTCTTCAATTGAACGACTTAGAAGGTGCAAGGGACCTTCTCATACAGAAAATGGCTGAGTATCAGGCCTATACCGGGATAGAAGTGATAATTGTTTTTGATGCTCATATGGTTCCGGGGCTTGGGAAAAAGTATAACAATTTCCAACTTAATATTATATATACGAGAGAAAAAGAAACTGCGGATGAAAAAATAGAAAAACTCGTCAAAGAGCTTAAACGTGTCGACAAACAAATCTATGTTGCGACATCTGACTTCGTTGAGCAGCGTGTTATTTTCGCGAGCGGGGCATTCAGAAAATCTGCAAGGGAACTGCGGAATGAGATGATTGCGATTGAAAAAGGCATCGAAAAACAAGTAAAAAAAACACGTGAGGCGAAAGCTAAAACAAAATTGCCTATCAGTAAAGAAATGGCAGAAATTTTCGAAAAATGGCGTCGAGGGAAGAATTGA
- the sigH gene encoding RNA polymerase sporulation sigma factor SigH encodes MALDLIENGLQKYAGMEDESLVEYVREGDSSALEYLINKYKNFVRAKARSYFLIGADHEDIVQEGMIGLYKAIRDFKGDKLSSFKAFAELCITRQIITAIKTATRQKHIPLNSYVSLDKPIYDEESDRTLLDVICGSRVSDPEELLINQEEFDDIEVKMSEILSDLERKVLMHYLDGRSYQEISADLNRHVKSIDNALQRVKRKLERYVELKGVKL; translated from the coding sequence GTGGCTTTAGACCTCATCGAGAATGGACTGCAGAAATATGCTGGAATGGAAGACGAAAGCCTCGTAGAATACGTGCGCGAAGGGGACAGCTCTGCCCTTGAATACCTCATTAACAAATACAAAAACTTTGTAAGAGCGAAAGCCCGCTCCTATTTTTTAATCGGGGCTGACCATGAAGACATCGTGCAGGAAGGGATGATTGGGTTATATAAAGCTATCCGTGATTTTAAAGGGGACAAGCTTTCATCCTTCAAGGCTTTTGCTGAACTGTGTATCACAAGGCAGATCATTACAGCTATTAAAACAGCGACAAGACAGAAGCATATCCCGCTAAATTCCTATGTGTCCCTGGACAAGCCTATTTATGATGAAGAGTCTGACCGTACACTTCTGGATGTTATTTGCGGGTCCAGAGTAAGTGATCCTGAAGAACTGTTGATTAACCAGGAAGAATTTGATGATATTGAAGTGAAAATGAGCGAAATTCTCAGTGACCTTGAGAGAAAGGTGCTCATGCATTATCTCGATGGCCGGAGTTATCAGGAAATTTCTGCCGACTTAAATCGACATGTAAAGTCAATAGATAATGCCCTGCAGAGGGTGAAGCGGAAGCTCGAAAGATATGTGGAATTAAAGGGCGTAAAGCTTTAA
- the rpmG gene encoding 50S ribosomal protein L33, with amino-acid sequence MAQKIVLACEQCKSRNYTTNKTEQNRTNRLHINKYCKTCGKHTTHKETK; translated from the coding sequence GTGGCCCAGAAAATAGTCCTTGCATGTGAGCAATGTAAGTCACGTAATTATACAACAAACAAAACAGAACAGAATCGGACAAACCGGCTTCATATAAACAAGTACTGTAAAACTTGCGGAAAGCATACAACACATAAGGAAACTAAATAA
- the secE gene encoding preprotein translocase subunit SecE: protein MANVVKSSGKFLKDVSTEMKRVSWPKRKELVRYTGVVIATVAFIAVFFAIADYGISTLIRFILG, encoded by the coding sequence GTGGCTAATGTGGTTAAAAGTTCCGGAAAATTTCTGAAAGATGTTTCAACTGAAATGAAACGGGTCTCCTGGCCTAAGCGCAAGGAGCTTGTCAGATATACTGGTGTCGTTATTGCTACAGTAGCATTTATTGCGGTGTTTTTCGCAATTGCAGATTACGGGATTTCAACACTGATCCGGTTTATATTAGGTTAA
- the nusG gene encoding transcription termination/antitermination protein NusG, which yields MEKNWYVVHTYSGYENKVKTNLEKRVESMDMTDKIFRVLVPVEEETEVKNGKSKQVTKKVFPGYVIVEMVMTDDSWYVVRNTPGVTGFVGSAGAGSKPTALLPEEADRILRQMGVEEPKAEVDFELKESVKVKEGPFANFIGTIEDIYADKHKLKVHVNMFGRETPVELEFNQVEKL from the coding sequence ATGGAAAAGAATTGGTATGTCGTCCACACTTATTCGGGCTACGAAAATAAAGTAAAAACTAACCTGGAAAAGCGTGTGGAATCGATGGACATGACAGATAAGATCTTTCGTGTTCTCGTTCCCGTTGAAGAAGAAACAGAAGTGAAGAACGGAAAAAGCAAGCAGGTTACAAAGAAGGTTTTCCCAGGTTATGTAATTGTAGAAATGGTTATGACGGATGACTCCTGGTATGTTGTACGAAACACTCCTGGTGTAACGGGGTTTGTTGGTTCCGCCGGAGCCGGGTCCAAACCTACTGCACTGCTTCCTGAAGAAGCAGACCGGATCTTACGCCAGATGGGAGTGGAAGAGCCTAAAGCTGAAGTTGATTTCGAACTTAAGGAATCAGTGAAAGTTAAAGAAGGGCCTTTTGCTAACTTTATCGGTACAATTGAAGATATTTATGCTGACAAACATAAGCTGAAAGTGCATGTAAATATGTTTGGCAGGGAAACTCCGGTTGAGCTTGAGTTCAATCAGGTAGAAAAATTATAG
- the rplK gene encoding 50S ribosomal protein L11 has translation MAKKVIKMVKLQIPAGKANPAPPVGPALGQAGVNIMGFCKEFNARTQEQAGLIIPVEITVFEDRSFTFITKTPPAAVLLKKAAGLESGSGEPNKNKVATLKRDKVREIAETKMPDLNAADVDAAMRMVEGTARSMGIVIED, from the coding sequence GTGGCTAAAAAGGTCATTAAAATGGTAAAATTACAAATTCCTGCTGGTAAAGCGAACCCAGCACCACCTGTAGGACCTGCATTGGGTCAAGCTGGTGTTAACATCATGGGATTTTGTAAGGAGTTCAACGCTCGTACGCAAGAACAAGCGGGCTTAATCATCCCTGTAGAAATTACGGTATTTGAAGACCGTTCCTTTACATTTATCACAAAAACTCCACCAGCAGCAGTTCTTCTGAAGAAAGCAGCTGGTCTTGAATCTGGTTCTGGCGAGCCAAACAAGAACAAGGTGGCAACGTTAAAGCGTGATAAAGTACGCGAAATCGCAGAAACAAAAATGCCTGACCTGAACGCAGCTGATGTTGATGCAGCAATGCGTATGGTTGAAGGTACTGCACGCAGCATGGGTATCGTTATCGAAGACTAA
- the rplA gene encoding 50S ribosomal protein L1, which produces MAKKGKKYVDALKLVDRETVYDVNEAIELVKKTSTAKFDETVELAARLGVDPKKADQQIRGAVVLPNGTGKTQRVLVFAKGDKAKEAEAAGADFVGEDDLINKVNQGWFDFDVVVATPDMMAQVGRLGRVLGPKGLMPNPKTGTVTFDVEKAVNEIKAGKVEYRVDKSGNIHVPIGKVSFDSEKLAENFQTIIETLLKAKPAAAKGTYMRNVSIAATMGPGVKVNVSGFKM; this is translated from the coding sequence ATGGCTAAGAAAGGCAAAAAGTACGTTGATGCACTTAAGCTTGTTGACCGCGAAACAGTGTATGACGTTAACGAAGCGATAGAGTTAGTTAAAAAGACTTCTACAGCTAAGTTTGACGAAACTGTTGAACTTGCTGCACGTCTTGGTGTAGACCCTAAGAAAGCAGACCAGCAGATTCGGGGAGCAGTTGTGCTGCCTAATGGAACTGGTAAAACACAGCGAGTTCTTGTTTTCGCTAAAGGTGATAAAGCGAAAGAGGCAGAAGCAGCTGGAGCAGACTTTGTAGGAGAAGACGACCTGATCAACAAAGTTAACCAGGGATGGTTTGACTTTGATGTAGTTGTTGCTACTCCTGACATGATGGCTCAGGTTGGGCGTCTTGGACGTGTGCTTGGACCTAAAGGTTTAATGCCAAACCCTAAAACAGGAACAGTAACTTTCGATGTAGAAAAAGCTGTTAACGAAATCAAAGCTGGTAAAGTTGAATACCGTGTTGATAAATCTGGAAACATTCATGTTCCAATCGGGAAAGTATCTTTCGACAGCGAAAAGCTGGCTGAGAACTTCCAGACTATTATCGAAACACTTCTTAAAGCTAAGCCTGCTGCTGCGAAAGGTACTTACATGCGTAATGTTTCTATCGCCGCTACAATGGGACCTGGCGTGAAAGTCAACGTTTCCGGCTTCAAGATGTAA
- the rplJ gene encoding 50S ribosomal protein L10 produces the protein MSKVIEKKQQVVEEIAAKLQESQSTIVVDYRGLDVSEVTELRKQLREAGVDFKVYKNTMTRRATEKAGLTELDEQLVGPTAIAFSNEDVVAPARILNKFAKEHKDLEIKAGVIEGRVASLEEVQALADLPSRDGLISMLLSVMQAPIRNFALATKAVAEQKEEQGA, from the coding sequence ATGAGCAAAGTGATCGAAAAGAAACAACAGGTTGTCGAAGAGATCGCTGCTAAACTTCAGGAAAGCCAGTCTACTATCGTTGTTGACTACCGCGGCCTTGATGTTTCAGAAGTGACAGAACTTCGTAAACAGCTTCGTGAAGCTGGTGTTGATTTCAAAGTTTACAAAAACACAATGACTCGTCGTGCGACTGAAAAAGCTGGTCTCACTGAATTAGACGAGCAGCTTGTTGGGCCAACAGCTATCGCTTTCAGTAATGAAGACGTAGTTGCTCCAGCAAGAATCCTTAACAAATTTGCTAAGGAACATAAGGATCTGGAAATTAAAGCAGGCGTAATCGAAGGCCGCGTAGCTTCTCTTGAGGAAGTACAGGCACTTGCAGACCTGCCATCACGCGACGGACTTATTTCTATGCTCCTCAGCGTTATGCAAGCTCCAATCCGAAACTTTGCACTTGCGACAAAAGCTGTTGCAGAGCAAAAAGAAGAGCAAGGCGCATAA
- the rplL gene encoding 50S ribosomal protein L7/L12 yields MTKEQMIDAIKEMSVLELNDLVKAIEEEFGVTAAAPVAVAGGAADAGAAEEQTEFDVVLESAGGSKINVIKVVREITGLGLKDAKALVDGAPAPVKEGVAKEEAEEIKSKLEDAGASVEVK; encoded by the coding sequence ATGACTAAAGAACAAATGATTGACGCTATTAAAGAAATGTCTGTTTTAGAATTAAACGATCTTGTAAAAGCAATTGAGGAAGAGTTTGGTGTAACTGCTGCTGCTCCTGTAGCTGTAGCTGGCGGCGCTGCTGATGCAGGCGCAGCTGAAGAGCAAACTGAATTCGACGTAGTATTAGAATCTGCTGGCGGATCTAAGATCAACGTTATCAAAGTTGTACGTGAAATCACTGGTCTTGGCTTAAAAGACGCTAAAGCTCTTGTTGACGGTGCTCCTGCTCCAGTTAAAGAAGGCGTAGCTAAAGAAGAAGCTGAAGAAATCAAATCTAAGCTTGAAGATGCTGGTGCTTCTGTAGAAGTTAAGTAA
- a CDS encoding class I SAM-dependent methyltransferase yields the protein MPDHYYSKNPDVESKRVELTETISGKQFRFYADSGVFSKKGLDYGTRLLLETFEEPSVSKGIYADAGCGWGPVGIYLAKTSPGRKVLMTDINERAVELAKLNGQLNGVEDRIEVMQNDLLEGMEEREIAAVLTNPPIRAGKQVIFRLYEQAAEALVEGGELWVVIQKKQGAPSTIKKLEELGLETEVMKKSRGYFILRGKKC from the coding sequence ATGCCGGATCATTATTATTCTAAAAATCCTGATGTAGAAAGTAAAAGAGTAGAACTTACTGAAACGATTAGCGGGAAACAATTTCGCTTTTATGCGGATAGCGGGGTATTTTCAAAAAAAGGGCTGGATTACGGTACCCGGCTGCTGCTTGAAACCTTTGAGGAGCCTTCTGTATCGAAAGGGATATACGCAGACGCGGGGTGTGGCTGGGGACCGGTCGGGATTTATCTTGCGAAAACTTCTCCGGGCCGGAAAGTATTGATGACTGATATTAATGAAAGAGCTGTTGAATTAGCTAAGCTGAACGGACAGCTGAATGGAGTAGAAGACCGGATTGAAGTTATGCAGAATGATTTGCTGGAAGGGATGGAAGAAAGGGAGATTGCAGCAGTACTTACAAATCCCCCAATCCGTGCCGGGAAGCAGGTGATTTTCCGCCTTTATGAACAAGCTGCTGAAGCTTTGGTAGAAGGTGGAGAACTCTGGGTCGTAATTCAAAAAAAGCAGGGTGCGCCTTCTACAATTAAAAAACTTGAAGAATTGGGTCTGGAAACAGAGGTTATGAAAAAGTCAAGGGGATATTTTATCTTAAGAGGTAAAAAATGTTGA